TGTTAATAAAGTTAAAAACAGTAAAATTTTCCATTCATTTTGGgataatttgataaaatattacAAGTTAAGAGTAAAAAGAGGcgaaaaaataaatgaaagactAAAATTActtctttttgtttttataaagTTAGAGGGCGAAATAAGTAATTATTCATATGATAATAAATTTACAAAGTTTATATATGATCTAAGTTTGAGGGTAAAATGAGAAAAGGGTAGTGAGGAATATTATTGGCTCTTGAGGATGAACAATGGATATGAATCAATACTGAATACACTCAGGTTTACCTTATACCTCTCCATCTTGGTTATTCATTCGCCGAAGTTTGAACGAGGAGGAATGTGGAGAGATTGCATGGTGAGGCTTGTCTCTCATCCGGATGAGATTGTAAGACCACGCCCCCATCAATGTCCCCGTTACTGGTCCTACCACGTACACCCATATTCCCTTGTACTCACCACTAGCTATTGCTGGCCCTATGCTCCTTGCTGGGTTCATTGATCCACCTGATATTGGTCTGTATTCCTACACTACTTGTTAGTATATACATCATATCAAGAATCAATCGATTTGAATTGAGTTAATTTCTAAGTTtgcaatataattaatattacCCAGCCAAGATTGAAGTTATGCAAACAGCAGACCCAACAGCTATGCCTGCTAGCTCTCCTATCTGTCATTTATGGAATACATGTTTACATATGAAGACTGCAAAAACTATTtgaagaaatttttttaaatgatttGAGCTTACAGCTTTAGTATCAGTGGCCACAGCTGAGGTGATAAACATCATTGAAAAGGTAACAACTATTTCCATGATTAGAGCTTGCAAATCTGAGCCTGATGGTGATGTGGTGCCAACATGTTTTATTGGATGCAATAATACACGGAGTGTGAATGATGCAGAGATTGCTCCTGTTAGTTGAGCTGCACCATAAAATGGGACCTGCAACCATTTTATACGTATccatttcatttctttttcaaattaattaaatcaatttgAACATAATTAATCAATTATTGATCTTAAATACAATATTTGTGCCTTAATGCATGTGCCAAACTAtataaacatttaattgtttaattACAAAAGAAGTATATGCATTAActcataatatatataatatgatattaagaaaaaaaatttccATCTTCACTTGAATAAAACAACGATTAAAGTTTTTGTTAAACACCCATTTAGCACGAGTTTAAACTGTCTTACCCCTGTCCCTCACCCTTAATActgtataaaaaaatataatttcaattAGAGCACTGAATTGAAAATCAACTCAATTAGAATAAATTTAAAGAAcacaaatgaattaaaataaaaaattaacataaattCAAGTAATTCTATTTCCATATTAATATGTAACAATAATATCGTTAGCTAGGAAATTAAATTCTTAATGcaaatggaaataaataaatattggaaaaatatatattttatttgaccATAAATTATTGAAGCATTTATCCATGTTATATGTTCGAATTGTGGCTAGAAGTGAAGGTTGAACTCAAAACCACCGAAGTTGCACAAATGGTCCAAAATAATGAACCCTGGACTCGACCCCACATAACTATCAGCCATGTGCCCATATCCTTCCGACTGTCTAACGACCTTTCTCAAATTACTCAGAAACCCCATCGACAAACAAAAAAATCAATATCGATGGATCAGATTCTTTACCTTTCAATTCATTTTTTATGTTCATAGTTTCCTAAGCAGTAAACATGGCGATCTTCAGGGACTAAAatggaagaaattgaaaagaaaagaagagaaaacctGTTTCCATGGAAAATGTCTGACAGCTGCAAAAGCGAGGGTAACAGCAGGGTTCATATGTGCACCAGAAACATGACCAACTGCATAGATCATTACAGTCACAATAAGTCCACCTGCAACTGAAGCTCCTAACCTTGAGATTTTATGTTCATCAACCGAACTAATGGCAGCTGATCCACATGTCACAAAAACCAGCAAGTAGGTTGCTATCGTCTCTGCAAACACCTACATGTTGCAGATAATGTTTTTGTTCATCACAAAACaatgttttatttaaaacatgttgCGTACAGCCTGTTTTGTTGCTTATACCTTTCTTGGAAAATCAGGAGGGTAGTGTTGTTGAAATGATGGCTGTTTAGGAGGTGTGGGATTTTGATCCATTGGGGAAACCTCAGTTGTAGCCATTGTTGAACAACTGacagaaacaaagaaagaaagaaagaacgaAGCTCAGAAGTTGAAAGACAGAAACCAACTTAATTGCTCAAAGCTCTTTTATAATGTTTTCGGCCTACCCAGTACCCATGACATTTGGATATGTTTTATAACTCCAACTactaatttgaataataataatttcttttGTTATACAGATAGATTATATATGTCAATCATAATTGGGTTTTGAATAGGACCCAAGAGAAACGCTTGTGGATACTCATTGATCCATTGCCTGCATTTGGGCCTACTAATATCATTCACTATTGAATATTTGAAGTAACtctacaataaataaataaataaataaataaagcaattctttcaataaaaataaataaagggtaGGCTTTTTCAAAGATAGTGTACTTAAAAAATtatctatattatttttaatattttattaaaatcctGTTTAATAtcatatcaaaaatattttattattaagttgatatttattaatattaagataGATTTGATGATCATTAGAACTTTAATGTTTATTAGAAGTAGAGTTTTATATCATGTATATTTCTTATGGCTATAAATATGGATTTTGGAGAAGTATTATAAACATCTCATTGATCAATAAAATTTATAGCTTTCTTTTGCTCTCCTATTTATTGATCTTTTAATTTCTTcgttatttatttcataacctaTTATCAGCATGATACTTGATTTTTTTCACTGTTTTTCTAATCTCACCCATATACCCAATCTTTTTCTTCTCACTGTTCTATAAACACCTTGTAACTATTTCtaaataattttgaaatgaaaaaaaaaaaactccctcTTGAGTCGAAGCCAAGTTTTAacgttttaaaaaattaattaaatattgacaTATCATCTACATAACAATCTGTgtgtatgtaatattattaaaGTTAAAAAATGTCAActtttttcattcattttgaggTGATTTGACCCAAGACACAAGTTTAAGGGCATAAAATTAAATGGagggctaaaatgattttttttttgtaaagttgaaaCTTGAAGGACTAAATAAGTCATTATGCCTTTTACTATTAGTAAATGTTATTATGAAAATAAAGTTATTTTAGCGCTTGTAATAGTGCTCGTGACAATAGCTAGGATGACAACGATGATGTTAACGATCCTCGggtatattttactatgatttattttattacagcatgtttattataattggagactaattaTGAAAAAAACATGACCAAATAGATTTTGAATTGAAATTCTGTagcgcccctaacccgaatccgtcaccggaatagagttacagagcattaccgaagttaccgattcatttatcagatatttcattaatccgatatcttttcttttccacgttcaagtctcgtattcaagtcatccggatctttataaagaaatttgatcgtcgttttcatttatttcatcttataatacattcaactaatgctctaaacaaaattatcattttacccctaaacttttaattaatgacgatttcatccttaggttaaaataaaataaaattattgcaatttaatccttatttccagccgttattctcacacaaattgataacaacctatgaattctataaaatgtcagaattttccataatttcaacacttttcaatttaatccttaaaacatgtttttccctgatcttgagctaaattaataatttcattcaattttgtaatttaaataataaaataattcatttcatgcaaattggtcatttctaacatttttttttacaaaattgctcataaaattttacttttattcaatttagtccatgatcctaaaacatacaaattagccatgctagctgaatattcatacatattttcctcctcctcctcctcctctccattccacatccttaatttatataacatgcaacaagtaacattatcaataatttcactatttacttatgtatattcaaaactgtccatttgcgtcataatcactaaattatttatatcttaagctacagaactcgaaattaagatccgctaattttccctgaaactagacttacttgtCTTatgaccataaaattttcaaaatttttggtttggccaataagtatagtttattctttaaagtttcccctgttctgctgtctgacagttctgacccttcttcactaagaattaattatctcatcgtacgagattcggatgatgttcccgcttatttctattgaaaatagactctttaaggattttaaacatataaatttaataccttaattatttttttccaattttttatgattttctaaagtcaaaacaggggaacccgaaatcattctgatattgtctcacaaaacttattatatctcatgatttacaattccattgcttacaccgtttcttctataagaaactagactcaataagatttaatttcatattttattcatcctctaattaaatttctaaaatttttggagatttttcaaatttagactattgctgctgtccaaaactgttttagtgcaaaatgttgattttcattttgccccaaatttcacagttcatacaattcagcccttacttaattaacccctcaattaaactaattttctgaattaatacttttcctagacattataagttatttcataactattgaaattcagaatttccacataaaactctaacttcaaactcttttacaatttaggtcccaaacattcactttatattcaattctttcaataaaatcagcatataaacaaattaaagctctaattctatatcaaatcatcatatacttccagcacatattaatagaaactttcaatttctttcatagaatcaagaactaatgaattcaacaaatggacctaattgtaaaagtcacaaaaacacacaaatttcaagaaataatcaagaattaaacttacttgcagtaaaaatatgaaaaaccagcttaagggaactcttccatggtgttttttctgatgagaatgcagaaaaatcaagagaaatctagataattccactttagtcctagctttattaactAAATTTTGCAATtatccaattttgcccttattttcttggtgatttcatgcccttgccgtccagcccaaataaaccttgggtctatttgccttttaaaccctctttcttttatcatttaagctatttaatcatttctcacaattttgcatttgatacaatttagtcctttttgttcaattagctatcagtactttaaaatttcttgacgaaactttaatactaacttattagcactccataaatatttataaaaatatttatggctcgatttaaaattctcgaggtctcgatacctcgttttcaattctaattattttaatatatattttttgtacatttcactatttcaaaatttttcctaacttcacatttaacttatactcactaaattaataatatttcctactcatttgtcagatttagtgatctcgaatcaacGTTCGACAAAGACTTGAAAATTAAGTCATtacaaattcatgtatatttgctATAGTtgtcatgaaaaaaaaaatcagatttttaTATTTGAGATGTGAACTTTATCCATGGAAATGTTTAATTGCAAAATATCTACTTGAATTAaggaataattaaaaatatatataagcataAGGGTATGATAGTTTTATTATTAGATGCACTTGAAGTTGTAAGGACTTTTATTTAAAGCTCGTATGATCAAATGCACTTGAAGTTGCACAACTTTAAAACTATGAGTATAATTCTTCAATATTCAGGGTAACTATGAGTATAATTCTACAATATTCAGGGtaagtttttaattaatattatgcGAGAATATTGTTAATGAGAACTTGTTAGAGATTTTTATTTTAACTTCTCATGCTTCAAATATGTTCCTGTAGTAACAATATAATGAAAAATTAATAGCATATTTAGTTGTGATTGAACAAAATAACGAGCTATTAATGTTATCAATGTGGTATGAAAGGTCATTGGTTGTATGCTTGTCGTACGCCTAAACATTTGGTTAAACTCTATCTAATTTCTATCAAACAGAAGCAAGACAGTTTGAAAATGAATAATAAGAATGATGTTGAATTAGATTTGGCATGCCATATTTATGATCATGACGAACCTAAATTGTAAAGGGATATTAATGTTGTCTTTATGATGCTATCATTTTAAATGTTAGCACGTCAATTTTTAGGATTTCTATAATCTATATCGAGGAACTTGTTGATGCAATTTATTTGTTATTCATTACTAAACTttaagtatatgattttattttgatatttatatgtAATCTTAATGGTCATATTCCTTAGGATTGTATGTATTTTGTTAAAGATGAAATTTCTAAAAGTATGAATTGCATCCTTTTAGTGAATTATGACACCCATTAGTTGATTCTTGGATATCTTTTTAGTAATAATTACTTTTGGCCACTAGAAATGGAAACATAGAGATAAATAAGAGAGTAATAAGAGTTCTCAATATAACCTTTTAAAGAAGAGAGGTAATTTTTGAAAAGTTGTTGGTTTTGTACCTGCCATACACATGAATATCTCATTATTCAATTAGTATTCATTAAAAGGAAGGAAATATATATCCGTAGACAATATAACAATGTATACCACCCTggataaaagaaaaaaatgaagaagCTTTTTTTCTTGTTTGGTAATGAAACAAACCAATCTTTGGAAATACATAATTAATTTGAGgctctagaagagctaatatattgtACATTTTGTTTACTATGGCGATGAAACATGCTATTCTTTcataagtataaaattaattcaaatatctAGAAGAGTTAATACATTGTTATGTGAAGGAACAAAGTGATAGTTAACATATTATGTTCTAGTCAATCTCAAAGAAACTATATTTTAAAAGGATATACGTTGTAACATATATCATATTGAGACTGTGGATGACAAGAGTACATGGAAGAAAGAAATCTTAATAATCTTAGTGATACAAACACATGTCCAAATTCAAAtttagatgatgatgatgatgatgaacttGGTCAATGGCCAACAAATTATGATAAGGAATAATAGagtatatgttaaatgttaaaaggaaattagataaatttgcatatgatttttatttttatttttattttattagtaattgtATTATCAACTACTTTCTTGGACTAACATATTacatatgatgatttgattttaattttttattcatttatatATTCTTATATCATCTtgatatataataattaatatttttacaaatataaattatgtaattgtgcAATTACAATTTTGTACTACCAAACATGacatataatattttgttgtaatTACACTATGTGTAATACCAAAATTTTAGTCTTTAAGAAATGATAAGTAATTAAAAGGTGAATTAAGTATCGGAACGAAACGTATGAATAATGAAATTTAGTAAGAATTAATTTGCAAATTTTGAAAGCTACAGGACTAAAAgtgaaaatttaccattttttaaAAGGGGCGAAATTTGAAGAAAATTTTTTATGAATGTGAAATGGAGTTGTAAAATTGAGATAGgagttaaattgaataaagtaaaaaagtatagagactaaagtgCAATTTTCCCATTTTATGGAGGAGGAACCTAAatgcaaaattttcatttttaattgatatttagGGACATAATGATGGGATTAAAATCTCATAGCTAATGAGGTGAAAagctatggaaattaaggttGAAAAGTGTTGAGATttgattgaaaattgaaaataaaaggatgaaattgaaataaaaagaaagtatAGAATTTCCTACACTATTTGGGAAGTGAAATGGCAGCAAGCATCATcggaagaaaaaaataaataaaagggaaagagaaggaaaagaaaaaacggaagaaagaaagaaagaaattttccCATGGATTTTTCTTGGTTTTTTCTCTAAAACCATAGCCTAATTTCATATCCTAGAATTCTATTGAAATATTTTCTACATTAAAGACTACTTAGACGAAGAAGAAAGTCAATGAAAAGCATAGGAAAGTGAAGAAATAGGTTAGTAATTAACAGAATTCaagtttgtttattttaatttgatatttgagtatttatattttaatatgaaataattaaataagatATAGTTATAATTATTGAATAAGTATTTGAATTTTGTAGtgaatatgtaattaaatatatGTTAGTAATGTTCTAACATCTCTTGCCCGTATCcaatgccgggacagggttcaaggtgttaccagacttaaactcaaccaactacATAAAACCGGgccgtaaaattttgatcaatttaaaatttttcatttcacatacattttgtgTAACAGCCTAaaatttcagtggtgtcggaacagtgattccaGATCACTAAATTGGACAACCGGAttaggaaattaaaataaaataatatttaggaGTAAAAGAGATGttagaaatattttaaataggtgaaattaaaatttaaagagaaattattaaataaattaagttgaaAACGAGGTATAGAGACCTCAATCTCATAAAACCAAGCcggaaatatttttataaatatttttggaGTGTTAATAATATGATGgtaaaattttgttagaaaattttatcgtttaggtggttaattaaataaaaagaactaaattgtaaaggtgtaaaacttgtgaaagtgattaaatagcttaagtgtctaatgaggaaggacctaaagcgAAAATTTTCCCAAGTGAGATATTTTGgacggcaatagctgagaaaaagtcAGGAAAttagtgaaataagggcaaaattggaatattgtcaAGACTAACTAAATAAAGttaggactaaattagaattatctaggtttttcttcatttttcttctttctcatCAACTGAAAACACTATAGGAGGCCTGGAATAAgctgttttttcatatttttgcatcatgtgagtttaattcttactttttctttataatttttgtgttcttaagacttttacaactaggtccgactattaaattcatttgtttttgattctatgagtgaaattgaaagtttaaatgaataatttatgtaattttatgatgatttagcatggattTGAAGTTTTAatcttattatatgatgattttattaagcaaTTTtagtggaaattgatttttaggacctaattgtgaaaaagtttggaattaaggtctaatgctgaaattatgatttaaaaaGATTATGAAGTAGCTTAAAgtaatagaataaagtgttaattgagaaaaattagttcaattggagGGTTAATTGagcagggattaaattgtaaaaattgtaaaatttagggtaaaagtgcaatttcaaaaattaaagtgCTTAAGCTGTAAATTAGAGTAGAATTTGAATAAATTCTaataaataaatggaaaaattttatattataaatcaagaaattgGGATAAAcgaggaaaggagaaaattccgGAATAGTTCCAGAAATCTCTACAACTATTGTAAATTGTTCCGGGTAAGTTCAGacggttaaattattaaatttaaatattattttatgaatggtgattaatatttatgtatgttaattgttgaaaataagtaaattatgtacaaaagttacgAAATTGAACTGAGTATTTCGGAGGAGCGGAACGTaggaaatgagtacgatcgttcagtgaaaaagatgaattgacggtaaattacccaagtaaaccgagattcattatttgttgcgaattctcatgtttgctttccgtttagctcttacgagcttccgttaactcatatgagtttcaatTAACCCTTTTAGGGTTTCGATTCACTCGATGAGCTTGATTGAGACTTCTAAGCTTGTTTAGCacttagcacttatgtgcttcagctagacttcgggcttcagatcacgatgtactcaaatctgTAAGCCATTCCTTgaatggacaagttggtaagtcgtaaatgtaacgtgtggagaaagaaatataagtaatgttattattattattattgagctcaattaagtaaaattttttttaaataagattATGAATTACAGGATGAAAGTAACTTACTTGAAAAGtccatatgatttgaattttggaaaactaatatttggtaagatttatagtTAAAGccgacgaacttactaagctatagtcAGCTTACTTGTAATGTTTATTACTCTTTGTAGATTAACGGGAGGGTCAGAGGATTGAATCATCACACTCAAGTCACACAATCTCAATTTTTTCAGTAGATTTTGTTATAAATACTTTAaatgatatggcatgtataggagcctatatgactatgttttgtattaactcatgaatatattagttaagttaatatAAGTTGATATATAATATGAATGGAAATTAACTAAGATGTTTAAATACTACTTGAAAGTATGAATGGATGTAATGTTAGATAAAATAAGGACTAGTGATATTGTCATGAAACGAATGTGATTTGGATGAAGATTGTATTTATTGAGTTGTTGTTTGTGTTGAATTGGTTGCAAatttgaaattgcagggaaggttagatgcttctaaaggggttatattgagtttttttttttaaaacaacaacaacaacaacaacaacaacaacaacaacaataataataataataaagtaattatATTACAAAAAAATTTTGGAGTACTTCAATAGGTCCCTATTCATTTATAATACATGAATTAAGCCTCGAGGGTTCATAAAAGAgacttaatgatttaattttaatatgtttgttgtttattcatgaattatttgtaaattaaCCAATACGTTCGTTAATAcctcgtaaccttatttcggTGACGGTTTggagttagggggtgttacattttatccTTTAAACGGGCtcgcgaggcccaaaacatgcattagagacagttcgggactaaaccgagaacttaagaaaaacttggaaaaatttcatgctttaaggctccatacACCCGTGTGAgtatagagcacacgcccgtgtcccgaactcgtgtccaaaaacctggacattctgccaATTTGGTTATGAACAAATTGAATCCatacggctaaggcacacgcccgtgttttatggccgtgtccttcacacggttttTACACATGGCCGCATCTCTTGCTCGTGtgcttactaccatgcatactgacttgaaaaacttaggtgcaggggacacacggctggacaacacCCCCATGGggtggaccgtgtgtcacacatggcttagacacacgcccgtgtgtctacccgtgcagacaaatacaaggctattttccaagccattttgtcaccctcacaacacatgcacgcaTACTTATATAGTAACAAATAACATGACAAAATTTGgcacttaaacattcctaacatgtcacaaccatggcaatttcacatgcaaccaatatcatagattttaccttcatctttaccacattaatgttatagctatcaacatgtcatcaaacctcattttcatCACTGAGCATTCATGATCACATCCACATACCATTCATACCAAGCCATTAAAGACTCTTCATAAATAAATAGGTTTAccaaccccataatcaaaataagccaatacatttggctaaagcaatatcacatactcaaatatttaaaactcctatacatgccatagactcaaagtacttgaaatcaatTACATCAATAGcgatagcttgacagtgtgacaatatctccgacgaactctaacccgagctaacctggcaacactagagaacatgggaaaggaagggggtaagttttacgcttagtaagttcatatgaaaacaataagcaactcattaatatgttttatcaatgttcccatcatattctcaagttcatgatAAGTTGTCTTCTTGTACAacattcaataaaatatttatatctggagctacgaaactccaaattaagttccgttaattttccttgaaactagactcatatacctttctaccataaaatttccaaaatttttggtttagccaaatagtacagtttattcctcaaagttacccctaatTCACTAtgtgacagttccgacccttctatactaaagttcaattatctcatagcacaagactcgaataatgttctcgtctatttctcttgaaaatagactcattaaggattctaaaaatataaattataactcataattatttttgtacaatttaaaatgattttctaaaatcagaacagggggtttcaaagtcattctgactctatcttacacaacttcaaatatctcattatagacTTTTAGgcctttttattaaaataaccccTTAATTTTAGTTTAGTACTAAAATGACCTGAAATCTACAGTAAAAGTTGGTGGAGCCAAATTATATGGCGCCACCAACTTGCCACATCAGCAGGGAgcatgaaaaattaattttttggcgGAGCCATATAGAATGGCGCCACCTGTATAAATACTAGGGAAATACtgaaatttttgaaaacatgGGAAGACTTCAAAAGAATTATCCATTTTTCTGGTGGAGCCAACTTAAATGGCGCCACCAAATTCTGCCATGTCagtcattgtttttttttttttacttttttactttttgacttttcttttgactttttctctttatttatttatttattttatttattattattaactttaaaatttttgaaatatatatttgaaatattttattaatatgtatttttaaattttaaatatatattttgaaattactttttaaattttaaatattatttttaaatatttaaatattttaaactttcaaatttgttattagttttataataatttaaatataatttaatttgttttataatgttttaaattatgatttttaaattatttttaaagatattcaaactatttttaaattctatttaaaatttaaaataatattttattttaaaagtgaaatttaaattaataaaaattaaaaaatatttttattttctagaaatactataaatttaaaaaatggggacttaaaataatttttattttctggTTGAGCCAACTTAAATGGCACTACCAGACTTCACATTACACCATCTTTCACTCTTTTTTTaccttatttatttttttagtttttattatcttttgtcttttctttaaattttttctttttttaagttttatatttttcttattttattttatttatttatttatttatttatttgttattaattttaaaaatttaaaatgtatatttgaaatgttttataattgttagaattaagtgacccaaattcttatttaaataaaatacgatggaaaataaaataaaagtaaaatccatatagaactagacttcttttattttattttagaataaggttttaaacct
This is a stretch of genomic DNA from Gossypium arboreum isolate Shixiya-1 chromosome 11, ASM2569848v2, whole genome shotgun sequence. It encodes these proteins:
- the LOC108472647 gene encoding aquaporin NIP2-1-like isoform X1; this encodes MATTEVSPMDQNPTPPKQPSFQQHYPPDFPRKVFAETIATYLLVFVTCGSAAISSVDEHKISRLGASVAGGLIVTVMIYAVGHVSGAHMNPAVTLAFAAVRHFPWKQVPFYGAAQLTGAISASFTLRVLLHPIKHVGTTSPSGSDLQALIMEIVVTFSMMFITSAVATDTKAIGELAGIAVGSAVCITSILAGPISGGSMNPARSIGPAIASGEYKGIWVYVVGPVTGTLMGAWSYNLIRMRDKPHHAISPHSSSFKLRRMNNQDGEV
- the LOC108472647 gene encoding aquaporin NIP2-1-like isoform X2, whose amino-acid sequence is MATTEVSPMDQNPTPPKQPSFQQHYPPDFPRKVFAETIATYLLVFVTCGSAAISSVDEHKISRLGASVAGGLIVTVMIYAVGHVSGAHMNPAVTLAFAAVRHFPWKQVPFYGAAQLTGAISASFTLRVLLHPIKHVGTTSPSGSDLQALIMEIVVTFSMMFITSAVATDTKAIGELAGIAVGSAVCITSILAGVGIQTNIRWINEPSKEHRASNS
- the LOC108472647 gene encoding aquaporin NIP2-1-like isoform X3, producing the protein MATTEVSPMDQNPTPPKQPSFQQHYPPDFPRKVFAETIATYLLVFVTCGSAAISSVDEHKISRLGASVAGGLIVTVMIYAVGHVSGAHMNPAVTLAFAAVRHFPWKQVPFYGAAQLTGAISASFTLRVLLHPIKHVGTTSPSGSDLQALIMEIVVTFSMMFITSAVATDTKAIGELAGIAVGSAVCITSILAGNTDQYQVDQ